From a single Kitasatospora sp. NBC_00458 genomic region:
- a CDS encoding GNAT family N-acetyltransferase has translation MSDLSTEPRTDLTIRRATAEDLPAIVAMLADDALGATRESPDDLTPYRTAFTRIDADPHQHLVVAERAGRTVGTLQLTVVPGLSRKGSTRTIIEAVRIHADERGTGLGTELIQWAIERSRELDADLVQLTSDAARTDAHRFYERLGFVASHLGFKLAL, from the coding sequence ATGAGCGACCTCTCGACCGAACCCCGAACCGACCTGACGATCAGGCGCGCCACCGCCGAGGACCTGCCCGCGATCGTCGCGATGCTCGCCGACGACGCACTGGGCGCCACCCGCGAGAGCCCCGACGACCTCACCCCGTACCGCACCGCGTTCACCCGCATCGACGCCGACCCGCACCAGCACCTCGTGGTCGCCGAACGCGCCGGCCGGACCGTCGGCACCCTCCAGCTGACCGTCGTCCCCGGACTCTCCCGGAAGGGTTCGACCCGCACCATCATCGAAGCCGTCCGCATCCACGCCGACGAGCGCGGCACCGGCCTCGGCACCGAGCTGATCCAGTGGGCGATCGAGCGCTCCCGCGAACTCGACGCCGACCTGGTCCAGCTCACCTCGGACGCCGCCCGCACCGACGCGCACCGCTTCTACGAGCGGCTCGGCTTCGTCGCCTCCCACCTCGGCTTCAAGCTCGCGCTCTAG
- a CDS encoding sensor histidine kinase produces the protein MTTPPPAGGPSGAPVGGRAAGPRPVPPKPVHPPRAPRLHRPSHDTTYVPGDGMLAWMPFRPTIRIRLTLLYGGMFLMAGVVLLLLMYFFLRQALHDVAPPPFIFEKGTTVNGVVMTPEQFNQFLANRHQTASDTALNTLLRKSLTVLVCLAVIAFAAGYAMAGRVLRPLGRITRTAREVATSDLHRRIELDGPDDELKELADTFDDMLDRLDRSFDSQRRFVANASHELRTPLAINRTLLEVQLSDPGASNDLQQLGKTLLATNERSEQLVEGLLLLARSDNELTDRRPVEFSEVATRALEQTRAEAVNREVELRATLHPATVAGNGVLLERIALNLLQNAVRYNTAGGWVEITTAPVPGGGELVVSNTGPVVPGYELEHIFEPFRRVKGADRTRSDKGVGLGLSIVRSVVRAHHGTIEATPRSGGGLTMRVRIPGI, from the coding sequence ATGACCACCCCGCCCCCGGCCGGCGGGCCCTCCGGCGCGCCCGTCGGCGGGCGCGCCGCAGGACCCCGGCCCGTGCCGCCGAAGCCCGTTCACCCCCCGCGCGCCCCCCGGCTGCACCGCCCCTCGCACGACACCACCTACGTCCCCGGCGACGGCATGCTCGCCTGGATGCCCTTCCGCCCCACCATCCGGATCCGGCTCACCCTGCTCTACGGCGGGATGTTCCTGATGGCCGGCGTGGTCCTGCTGCTGCTCATGTACTTCTTCCTCCGCCAGGCCCTGCACGACGTCGCGCCGCCGCCCTTCATCTTCGAGAAGGGCACCACCGTCAACGGCGTGGTGATGACCCCCGAGCAGTTCAACCAGTTCCTCGCCAACCGGCACCAGACCGCCTCCGACACCGCCCTCAACACGCTGCTGCGCAAGTCCCTCACGGTGCTGGTCTGCCTCGCCGTGATCGCCTTCGCGGCCGGCTACGCGATGGCCGGCCGGGTGCTGCGCCCGCTGGGCCGGATCACCCGCACCGCCCGCGAGGTCGCCACCTCCGACCTGCACCGCCGGATCGAGCTGGACGGGCCGGACGACGAGCTCAAGGAGCTGGCCGACACCTTCGACGACATGCTCGACCGCCTCGACCGCTCCTTCGACTCCCAGCGCCGCTTCGTCGCCAACGCCTCGCACGAGCTGCGCACCCCGCTGGCGATCAACCGCACCCTGCTGGAGGTCCAGCTCTCCGACCCCGGCGCCTCGAACGACCTCCAGCAGCTCGGCAAGACCCTGCTGGCCACCAACGAGCGCAGCGAACAGCTGGTGGAGGGCCTGCTGCTGCTCGCCCGCAGCGACAACGAGCTGACCGACCGCCGCCCGGTGGAGTTCTCCGAGGTGGCCACCCGCGCCCTGGAGCAGACCCGGGCCGAGGCCGTCAACCGCGAGGTCGAGCTGCGCGCGACGCTCCACCCGGCGACGGTCGCCGGCAACGGGGTGCTGCTGGAGCGGATCGCGCTCAACCTGCTGCAGAACGCCGTCCGCTACAACACGGCCGGCGGGTGGGTGGAGATCACCACCGCCCCGGTGCCCGGCGGGGGCGAGCTGGTCGTCTCCAACACCGGCCCGGTGGTCCCCGGGTACGAGCTGGAGCACATCTTCGAGCCGTTCCGCCGGGTGAAGGGCGCCGACCGGACCCGCAGCGACAAGGGAGTGGGCCTCGGCCTCTCGATCGTCCGCTCGGTGGTCCGTGCCCACCACGGCACCATCGAGGCCACCCCGCGCTCCGGCGGCGGCCTCACGATGCGCGTGCGCATCCCCGGGATCTGA
- a CDS encoding MFS transporter — protein MLSSYRQIFAAPGSLAFSSTGFIARLPISMTGIGIVTMLSELRGSFGVAGLVSATMAVSAAVLGPQVSRLVDRHGQRRILLPATAVTVAAAIGLLLCARLGAPTWTLFVFAAGIGVMPSAGAMVRARWAHLYRDQAPRLHTAYSFEAVVDEVCFIVGPILAVTLATSVFPEAGVLLAGIFLTVGVVLFAAQRSTEPPVHPSAGHTGTPVILNRGLQVLIMTFVATGAIFGSVEVVTVAYAKAQGHTAVSSVILALWALGSCLAGVVFGTLKLTGSMAGRFLGGVVFMAVSMVPLLLVAESVSGVGGLVAVGGALLIAGIAISPTLITAMALVERLVPAAKLTEGMTWTTTGLALGVAVGSSAGGWVVDAAGAAAGYWVPLTAGAFGVVAALAGLGRLRAGLASQEAEPPVARTVDLER, from the coding sequence GTGCTGTCCAGCTACCGCCAGATCTTCGCCGCACCCGGCAGTCTGGCCTTCTCGTCCACCGGGTTCATAGCCCGGCTGCCGATCTCCATGACGGGCATCGGCATCGTCACCATGCTCTCCGAGCTCAGAGGCTCCTTCGGCGTGGCCGGGCTGGTGTCCGCCACGATGGCGGTGTCGGCGGCGGTCCTGGGACCGCAGGTCTCCCGGTTGGTGGACCGGCACGGACAGCGCCGGATCCTGCTCCCCGCCACCGCGGTCACCGTCGCCGCCGCGATCGGGCTGCTGCTCTGCGCGCGGCTGGGGGCGCCGACCTGGACGCTCTTCGTCTTCGCGGCCGGGATCGGCGTGATGCCGAGCGCCGGGGCCATGGTGCGGGCCCGCTGGGCGCACCTGTACCGGGACCAGGCCCCGAGGCTGCACACCGCCTACTCGTTCGAGGCGGTGGTCGACGAGGTCTGCTTCATCGTCGGGCCGATCCTCGCCGTGACGCTGGCCACCTCCGTGTTCCCGGAGGCGGGCGTGCTGCTCGCCGGGATCTTCCTGACGGTGGGCGTGGTGCTGTTCGCCGCGCAGCGGAGCACCGAGCCGCCGGTCCACCCCTCCGCCGGGCACACCGGCACACCGGTGATCCTCAACCGGGGCCTCCAGGTGCTGATCATGACGTTCGTGGCGACCGGCGCGATCTTCGGATCGGTCGAGGTGGTCACCGTCGCCTACGCCAAGGCCCAGGGGCACACGGCGGTCTCCAGTGTGATCCTGGCGCTCTGGGCGCTCGGCTCCTGCCTGGCCGGGGTGGTGTTCGGGACGCTGAAGCTGACCGGGTCGATGGCCGGCCGGTTCCTCGGCGGGGTCGTGTTCATGGCGGTCAGCATGGTTCCGCTCCTGCTGGTCGCCGAATCGGTGAGCGGGGTCGGCGGGCTGGTGGCGGTCGGCGGCGCGCTGCTGATCGCGGGCATCGCGATCTCCCCGACGCTGATCACCGCGATGGCGCTGGTGGAGCGGCTGGTCCCGGCCGCCAAGCTGACCGAGGGGATGACCTGGACGACCACCGGGCTGGCCCTCGGCGTGGCGGTCGGCTCCTCGGCCGGCGGCTGGGTCGTCGACGCGGCGGGGGCGGCCGCCGGGTACTGGGTGCCGCTGACGGCCGGGGCGTTCGGCGTGGTCGCCGCGCTGGCCGGACTGGGCCGGCTGCGGGCGGGGCTGGCCTCGCAGGAGGCCGAACCGCCGGTCGCCCGGACCGTAGACCTCGAACGGTGA
- a CDS encoding DUF3093 domain-containing protein, translating into MYDERLTAPRSWWLFPVAIGLTLALILLRLSAVGALVGLVVGIAAGAAAVSSYGSARIRVVQGSLVAGPARIPVDALGTAHPLSPAEAVAWRGPKSDPRAFMLLRSYVPTALRVEVTDPADPTPYLYLSTRSPMKLAEALEEARRGARA; encoded by the coding sequence ATGTACGACGAACGCCTCACCGCGCCGCGCTCCTGGTGGTTGTTCCCGGTCGCGATCGGCCTCACGCTCGCGCTGATCCTGCTGCGTCTCAGCGCGGTGGGCGCGCTGGTCGGACTGGTGGTCGGCATCGCCGCCGGTGCGGCCGCGGTCAGCAGTTACGGCTCGGCCCGGATCCGGGTGGTCCAGGGGTCCCTGGTGGCCGGACCGGCCCGGATCCCGGTGGACGCCCTCGGCACCGCGCACCCGCTCAGCCCGGCCGAGGCCGTGGCCTGGCGCGGGCCGAAGTCCGACCCGCGGGCCTTCATGCTGCTGCGCAGCTACGTCCCGACGGCGCTGCGGGTCGAGGTGACCGACCCGGCCGACCCGACGCCGTACCTCTATCTGTCGACCCGCTCGCCGATGAAGCTCGCCGAGGCCCTGGAGGAGGCGCGCCGGGGCGCCCGCGCCTGA
- a CDS encoding acyl-ACP desaturase produces MTIAPVQRSASLGSSTWTDARLILALEEVVEKELDRHLKVAKEWMPHEFVPWSQGRDFDGVLGGEAWELGQSKVTPLGRVSLVVNLLTEDNLPSYHHEIATMFGREGAWGTWVHRWTAEEGRHGIAIRDYLLTTRAVDPVELERARMAHMSEGFESDNAHSMLQSVAYVAFQELATRISHRNTGHFAGDPLCDQLLAKIANDENLHMVFYRNLLKAALEIAPDQAMRAIADVVTDFRMPGHGIPGFERAAAQIAIGGVYNLRIHHDDVLQPVLRHLRVMEIDGLGPEGARAQEELGLFLAGLDAQATKFDERQAALLARRAARQAAK; encoded by the coding sequence GTGACCATCGCCCCCGTGCAGCGCAGCGCCTCGCTCGGTTCGAGCACCTGGACCGACGCCCGGCTGATCCTGGCCCTCGAAGAGGTCGTGGAGAAGGAGCTCGACCGCCACCTGAAGGTCGCCAAGGAGTGGATGCCGCACGAGTTCGTCCCGTGGAGCCAGGGCCGCGACTTCGACGGCGTCCTCGGCGGCGAGGCGTGGGAGCTCGGGCAGTCCAAGGTGACCCCGCTCGGCCGGGTCTCGCTGGTGGTCAACCTGCTCACCGAGGACAACCTCCCGAGCTACCACCACGAGATCGCGACCATGTTCGGCCGCGAGGGCGCCTGGGGCACCTGGGTGCACCGCTGGACCGCGGAGGAGGGCCGGCACGGCATAGCCATTCGCGACTACCTGCTCACCACCCGGGCCGTCGACCCGGTCGAGCTGGAGCGGGCCCGGATGGCGCACATGTCGGAGGGCTTCGAGTCCGACAACGCGCACAGCATGCTGCAGTCGGTCGCCTACGTGGCCTTCCAGGAGCTCGCGACCCGCATCTCGCACCGCAACACCGGCCACTTCGCCGGCGACCCGCTCTGCGACCAGCTGCTCGCGAAGATCGCCAACGACGAGAACCTGCACATGGTCTTCTACCGGAACCTGCTGAAGGCCGCCCTGGAGATCGCCCCGGACCAGGCCATGCGGGCCATCGCCGACGTGGTGACCGACTTCCGGATGCCCGGCCACGGCATCCCCGGCTTCGAGCGGGCCGCCGCCCAGATCGCCATCGGCGGCGTCTACAACCTGCGCATCCACCACGACGACGTGCTGCAGCCGGTGCTGCGCCACCTCAGGGTGATGGAGATCGACGGCCTCGGCCCGGAGGGCGCGCGGGCCCAGGAGGAGCTCGGCCTCTTCCTCGCCGGGCTGGACGCCCAGGCGACCAAGTTCGACGAGCGGCAGGCCGCGCTGCTGGCCCGCCGGGCGGCCCGCCAGGCGGCGAAGTAG
- a CDS encoding PaaI family thioesterase has product MSPTTPPPEAVLPPRAPEAPAPGTRIGSHYEHCFACGPQHPSGLRIDAVAGEGLDVSAEFTVRSEHQGGPGLAHGGLLTTAMDEILGTLNWLLHAPGVTGRLETDFLAPVPVDTLLHLRAWVTGVHGRKVYGAAEARIGGPDGQVAVRAQALFIQVKLEHFTKHGRPEDIEKVLDDPDLMKRARAFEVNP; this is encoded by the coding sequence CTGTCGCCGACCACGCCCCCGCCGGAGGCCGTCCTCCCGCCGCGAGCCCCGGAGGCCCCCGCCCCCGGCACCCGGATCGGCTCGCACTACGAGCACTGCTTCGCCTGCGGCCCGCAGCACCCCTCGGGCCTGCGGATCGACGCGGTGGCCGGCGAGGGCCTCGACGTCTCCGCCGAGTTCACCGTCCGCTCCGAGCACCAGGGCGGTCCCGGCCTGGCCCACGGCGGCCTGCTGACCACGGCCATGGACGAGATCCTCGGCACGCTCAACTGGCTGCTGCACGCCCCCGGCGTCACCGGCCGGCTGGAGACCGACTTCCTCGCCCCGGTACCGGTGGACACCCTGCTGCACCTGCGCGCCTGGGTCACCGGTGTGCACGGCCGGAAGGTCTACGGCGCCGCCGAAGCCCGGATCGGCGGGCCGGACGGGCAGGTCGCGGTGCGTGCGCAGGCACTCTTCATCCAGGTGAAGCTGGAACACTTCACCAAGCACGGTCGTCCGGAGGACATCGAGAAGGTCCTCGACGACCCCGACCTGATGAAGCGCGCCCGAGCCTTTGAGGTGAACCCTTGA
- a CDS encoding ferrochelatase: MSDARNTSLTGAAPYDALLLLSFGGPEAPEDVVPFLENVTRGRGIPKERLREVGKHYFLFGGVSPINEQNRELLAALRKDFADHGLGLPVYWGNRNWAPYLLDTLREMVTDGHRRIAVLATSAYAGYSGCRQYRENLADALAALAAEGLPVPAVDKLRHFHNHPGFVEPMAEATLAALAALPEDVRDGARLAFTTHSIPDSMAETSGAPDDPARGRPGGAYVAQHLDVARLIVATVAERTGVRDRPWELVFQSRSGAPHTPWLEPDICDHLEAQHADGAPAVVMVPIGFVSDHMEVRYDLDTEAVAKAAELGLPVARAATVGADPRFTAAVRELVLERAAAERGEPVTRCALGALGPGHDVCAVACCPNPRAPRPAAAER, translated from the coding sequence ATGTCCGACGCGCGCAACACCTCCCTCACCGGCGCCGCCCCGTACGACGCGCTGCTCCTGCTCTCCTTCGGCGGGCCCGAGGCCCCCGAGGACGTCGTCCCCTTCCTGGAGAACGTCACCCGCGGCCGCGGAATCCCGAAGGAACGCCTGCGGGAGGTGGGCAAGCACTACTTCCTGTTCGGCGGCGTGAGCCCGATCAACGAGCAGAACCGCGAACTGCTGGCCGCGCTGCGCAAGGACTTCGCCGACCACGGCCTCGGCCTGCCGGTCTACTGGGGCAACCGGAACTGGGCGCCCTACCTCCTCGACACCCTGCGCGAGATGGTCACCGACGGCCACCGCAGGATCGCCGTCCTCGCCACCAGCGCCTACGCCGGCTACTCCGGCTGCCGCCAGTACCGGGAGAACCTCGCCGACGCGCTGGCCGCGCTCGCCGCAGAGGGCCTCCCGGTGCCCGCCGTCGACAAACTGCGCCACTTCCACAACCACCCCGGCTTCGTCGAACCGATGGCCGAGGCCACCCTCGCCGCCCTGGCGGCGCTGCCCGAGGACGTCCGCGACGGCGCCCGGCTGGCGTTCACCACCCACTCCATCCCGGACTCCATGGCCGAGACCTCCGGCGCCCCGGACGACCCGGCCCGCGGCCGCCCCGGCGGCGCGTACGTCGCCCAGCACCTGGACGTGGCCCGGCTGATCGTCGCCACCGTCGCCGAGCGCACCGGCGTCCGGGACCGCCCCTGGGAGCTGGTCTTCCAGAGCCGCAGCGGCGCCCCGCACACCCCCTGGCTGGAGCCGGACATCTGCGACCACCTGGAGGCGCAGCACGCCGACGGCGCCCCGGCCGTGGTGATGGTCCCGATCGGCTTCGTCTCCGACCACATGGAGGTCAGGTACGACCTGGACACCGAGGCGGTGGCCAAGGCCGCCGAACTCGGGCTGCCGGTCGCCCGGGCCGCCACCGTCGGCGCCGACCCCCGGTTCACCGCCGCCGTCCGCGAACTCGTCCTGGAGCGCGCCGCCGCCGAGCGCGGCGAGCCGGTGACCCGCTGCGCCCTCGGGGCGCTGGGGCCCGGCCACGACGTCTGCGCGGTCGCCTGCTGCCCCAACCCGCGCGCCCCCCGCCCGGCCGCCGCCGAGCGCTGA
- a CDS encoding D-arabinono-1,4-lactone oxidase — MPQASTAARTRWTNWAGNQSAHPARSVTPGTAEELAKEILRAADQGRTVKAVGSGHSFTSIASAGDGVLVRPHAMTAVREVDRENGTVTVEAGLPLHRLNRLLAAAGLSLTNMGDIEVQTAAGATGTGTHGTGRDSGSLAAQVRGLEIVLADGSVRRCSPTEDARLFEGARLGLGALGVITALTFAVEPAFLLTAHEQPMGFDEVLERLDDLTAVNEHFEFYWFPHTDRCSTKRNNRSQGPAAPLPRFKEWLEDDFLSNTVWEGACRVGRRFPAAVPTIAAVASRAWSERSYTDAAYRVFTSPRTVRFTEMEYAVPREEVGGVLRELKAMVERSDWRISFPVEVRFAPADDVWLSTAHGRDTAYIAVHLYRGTAEQGYFTAVEQLMTAHRGRPHWGKLHTRDAGYLAEAYPRFADFTALRDEVDPERRFGNDYLRRVLGA; from the coding sequence ATGCCCCAGGCCAGTACCGCTGCCCGCACCCGCTGGACCAACTGGGCGGGCAACCAGAGCGCCCACCCGGCCCGGTCGGTCACCCCCGGCACGGCGGAGGAACTGGCCAAGGAGATCCTGCGCGCCGCCGACCAGGGCAGGACCGTCAAGGCGGTCGGTTCCGGCCACTCCTTCACCTCGATCGCCTCCGCCGGGGACGGCGTCCTGGTCCGCCCGCACGCGATGACCGCCGTCCGGGAGGTCGACCGGGAGAACGGCACGGTCACCGTCGAGGCCGGGCTCCCGCTGCACCGCCTCAACCGGCTGCTCGCCGCGGCCGGCCTCTCGCTGACCAACATGGGCGACATCGAGGTGCAGACCGCGGCCGGCGCCACCGGCACCGGCACCCACGGCACCGGCCGGGACTCCGGCTCGCTCGCCGCCCAGGTCCGCGGGCTGGAGATCGTGCTCGCCGACGGCAGCGTCCGGCGCTGCTCCCCCACCGAGGACGCCCGGCTGTTCGAGGGCGCCCGGCTCGGCCTCGGCGCCCTCGGTGTGATCACCGCCCTCACCTTCGCGGTCGAACCGGCCTTCCTGCTCACCGCACACGAACAGCCGATGGGCTTCGACGAGGTGCTGGAGCGGCTGGACGACCTGACCGCCGTCAACGAGCACTTCGAGTTCTACTGGTTCCCGCACACCGACCGCTGTTCGACCAAGCGGAACAACCGCAGCCAGGGTCCGGCCGCCCCGCTGCCCCGGTTCAAGGAGTGGCTGGAGGACGACTTCCTCTCCAACACCGTCTGGGAGGGCGCCTGCCGGGTCGGCCGCCGCTTCCCGGCCGCCGTGCCGACGATCGCCGCGGTGGCGAGCCGCGCCTGGTCGGAGCGCAGCTACACCGACGCCGCGTACCGGGTGTTCACCAGCCCCCGCACGGTCCGGTTCACCGAGATGGAGTACGCGGTGCCGCGCGAGGAGGTCGGCGGGGTGCTGCGCGAGCTGAAGGCGATGGTCGAGCGGTCCGACTGGCGGATCAGCTTCCCGGTCGAGGTGCGGTTCGCGCCCGCCGACGACGTGTGGCTCTCCACCGCGCACGGCCGGGACACCGCCTACATCGCCGTCCACCTCTACCGGGGCACCGCCGAGCAGGGCTACTTCACGGCGGTCGAGCAGCTGATGACCGCCCACCGGGGGCGGCCGCACTGGGGCAAGCTGCACACCCGGGACGCCGGGTACCTCGCCGAGGCCTACCCCCGGTTCGCGGACTTCACCGCGCTGCGCGACGAGGTCGACCCGGAGCGCCGGTTCGGCAACGACTACCTGCGCCGGGTGCTGGGGGCGTAG
- a CDS encoding inositol monophosphatase family protein: MTSPAAPGPTAPDPALLDELLDVALDAARRAGALLLDGRPADLGVAGTKSSPVDVVTEMDLASEKLILELITERRPEDGYLGEEGAERPGGSGVRWVVDPLDGTVNYLYGLPSWAVSVAAELDGRAVVGVVLAPARRELFQAVLGRGALLDGTPVGARPAPPWGQALIATGFNYVQPVRVRQAEVLLALMPEVRDIRRGGAAAVDLCDVAAGRLDGYYERGLAPWDRAAGCLIATEAGALVGGRPGHGPDGALTVAAAPGVYEPLQERLAALRAWAD, encoded by the coding sequence GTGACCAGCCCCGCCGCGCCCGGCCCCACCGCGCCCGACCCCGCGCTGCTCGACGAGCTGCTCGACGTCGCCCTGGACGCCGCCCGCCGGGCCGGCGCCCTGCTGCTCGACGGCCGCCCCGCCGACCTGGGCGTGGCCGGCACCAAGAGCAGCCCCGTCGACGTGGTCACCGAGATGGACCTGGCCTCCGAGAAGCTGATCCTGGAACTGATCACCGAGCGCCGCCCCGAGGACGGCTACCTCGGCGAGGAGGGTGCCGAGCGGCCCGGAGGCAGCGGGGTCCGCTGGGTCGTCGACCCGCTCGACGGCACCGTGAACTACCTCTACGGACTGCCCTCCTGGGCGGTCAGCGTGGCCGCCGAGCTGGACGGGCGCGCCGTGGTCGGAGTGGTCCTCGCCCCGGCTCGCCGCGAACTGTTCCAGGCGGTCCTCGGCCGCGGCGCGCTGCTGGACGGCACGCCGGTCGGCGCCCGCCCGGCGCCGCCGTGGGGCCAGGCGCTGATCGCCACCGGGTTCAACTACGTCCAGCCCGTGCGGGTCCGACAGGCCGAGGTGCTGCTGGCCCTGATGCCCGAGGTCCGCGACATCCGCCGGGGCGGCGCCGCCGCGGTGGACCTCTGCGACGTCGCCGCGGGCCGGCTGGACGGCTACTACGAGCGCGGGCTGGCCCCGTGGGACCGGGCCGCGGGCTGCCTGATCGCCACCGAGGCCGGCGCCCTGGTGGGCGGCCGTCCGGGCCACGGCCCGGACGGCGCGCTGACCGTGGCCGCCGCGCCCGGCGTCTACGAGCCGCTCCAGGAGCGCCTCGCCGCCCTGCGCGCCTGGGCCGACTGA
- a CDS encoding response regulator transcription factor has product MRVLVVEDEQLLAEAVATGLRREAMAVDVVYDGEAALQRIAVNDYDVVVLDRDLPLVHGDDVCRSVVDQGLATRVIMLTASGDISDRVEGLEIGADDYLPKPFAFSELVARVRALGRRATVPLPPVLERAGISLDPGRREVIRDGRPVQLAPKEFAVLEVLMRAGGAVVSAEQLLEKAWDEHTDPFTNVVRVTVMTLRRKLGDPPVIVTVPGSGYRI; this is encoded by the coding sequence GTGCGGGTTCTCGTCGTCGAGGACGAGCAGTTGCTCGCCGAGGCAGTCGCCACCGGCCTGCGCCGCGAGGCGATGGCCGTCGACGTGGTGTACGACGGGGAGGCCGCGCTCCAGCGCATCGCGGTCAACGACTACGACGTGGTCGTGCTGGACCGGGACCTTCCGCTGGTCCACGGCGACGACGTCTGCCGCAGCGTCGTCGACCAGGGCCTGGCCACCCGGGTGATCATGCTGACCGCCTCCGGTGACATCAGCGACCGCGTCGAGGGCCTGGAGATCGGTGCGGACGACTACCTCCCGAAGCCGTTCGCCTTCAGCGAGCTCGTCGCCCGGGTCCGGGCCCTCGGCCGCCGCGCCACCGTCCCGCTGCCCCCCGTCCTGGAGCGGGCCGGCATCTCGCTCGACCCCGGCCGCCGCGAAGTGATCCGCGACGGCCGCCCCGTCCAGCTCGCCCCCAAGGAGTTCGCCGTCCTGGAGGTCCTGATGCGGGCCGGCGGCGCCGTCGTCTCCGCCGAGCAGCTGCTGGAGAAGGCCTGGGACGAGCACACGGACCCGTTCACCAACGTCGTCCGCGTCACCGTGATGACGCTGCGCCGCAAGCTCGGCGACCCGCCGGTGATCGTCACCGTGCCGGGCTCCGGCTACCGGATCTGA
- a CDS encoding DUF4193 domain-containing protein — protein sequence MATDYDTPRKTDDELNEDSIEELKARRNDKGGSSVDVDEFEAAEGMELPGADLSNEELSVRVLPRQADEFTCMSCFLVHHRSQLYSEKNGNPICRDCGA from the coding sequence ATGGCTACCGACTACGACACCCCACGCAAGACCGATGACGAGCTCAACGAGGACAGCATCGAGGAGCTCAAGGCTCGGCGGAACGACAAGGGCGGAAGCTCTGTCGACGTCGACGAGTTCGAAGCCGCCGAGGGCATGGAGCTCCCCGGCGCGGACCTCTCGAACGAGGAGCTGTCCGTCCGCGTGCTTCCCCGGCAGGCCGACGAGTTCACCTGCATGAGCTGCTTCCTGGTCCACCACCGCAGCCAGCTGTACAGCGAGAAGAACGGCAACCCGATCTGCCGGGACTGCGGCGCCTGA
- a CDS encoding DUF3710 domain-containing protein: MFRRRQKSEDAVEQLADDAISADETADDVEGSAESENVTDLDPTDRVGLPPAPRPDGPWDHSELENPEEGRVDLGGLLVPGVEGMELRVEVAGESIVAATLVLGNSAIQLQAFAAPKSEGIWGEVREEIANGITSQGGVVEEEEGPLGWHLRAQVPVQLPDGTQGVQLVRFVGCDGPRWFLRGVISGQAAVQPEVGTILEQVFRQTVVVRGESPMAPRDPIVLKLPEDAQMVADGGGAVAASGEGDSRFGSAALDPFARGPEITEVR; encoded by the coding sequence GTGTTCCGTCGTCGCCAGAAGAGCGAGGACGCTGTCGAGCAGCTCGCCGACGACGCCATCAGCGCCGACGAGACGGCCGATGACGTCGAAGGTTCCGCCGAGAGCGAGAACGTGACCGACCTGGACCCGACGGACCGCGTCGGGCTGCCGCCGGCCCCGCGTCCGGACGGGCCGTGGGACCACTCCGAGCTGGAGAATCCCGAGGAGGGCCGGGTCGACCTCGGGGGCCTGCTGGTTCCCGGCGTCGAGGGCATGGAGCTCCGGGTCGAGGTGGCCGGCGAGTCGATCGTCGCCGCCACGCTGGTCCTCGGCAACAGCGCCATCCAGCTGCAGGCCTTCGCGGCCCCCAAGTCCGAGGGCATCTGGGGGGAGGTCCGCGAGGAGATCGCCAACGGCATCACCTCGCAGGGCGGCGTGGTCGAGGAGGAGGAGGGCCCGCTGGGCTGGCACCTCCGTGCACAGGTCCCCGTTCAGCTGCCGGACGGTACGCAGGGCGTCCAGCTGGTGCGCTTCGTCGGTTGCGACGGACCGCGCTGGTTCCTCCGTGGCGTGATCTCCGGCCAGGCCGCGGTGCAGCCCGAGGTCGGCACCATCCTGGAGCAGGTCTTCCGGCAGACGGTCGTCGTCCGCGGTGAGAGCCCGATGGCGCCCCGCGACCCGATCGTGCTGAAGCTCCCCGAGGACGCGCAGATGGTCGCCGACGGCGGCGGCGCGGTCGCGGCCTCCGGCGAGGGCGACAGCCGGTTCGGCAGTGCGGCGCTCGACCCGTTCGCCCGCGGCCCGGAGATCACCGAGGTCCGCTGA
- the dut gene encoding dUTP diphosphatase, with protein sequence MSSTPRPPLDVLIRRIDPELPLPAYAQPGDAGADLRTTVDAELAPGERAVLPTGVAIALPDGYAAFVHPRSGLAARCGVALVNAPGTVDAGYRGEIKVIVVNLDPREGVSFRRGDRIAQLVIQQVEKARFHEVAELPGSARAEGGFGSTGGHAAV encoded by the coding sequence TTGAGCAGCACCCCCCGCCCGCCCCTGGACGTCCTGATCCGGCGGATCGACCCCGAGCTGCCGCTGCCCGCGTACGCGCAGCCCGGCGACGCGGGGGCCGACCTGCGGACCACCGTCGACGCCGAGCTGGCCCCCGGCGAGCGGGCCGTCCTTCCCACCGGCGTCGCCATTGCGCTGCCCGACGGTTACGCGGCGTTCGTCCACCCCCGGTCCGGTCTGGCAGCTCGTTGCGGTGTTGCTCTGGTGAACGCCCCAGGGACGGTCGATGCCGGGTACCGTGGAGAGATCAAGGTGATCGTCGTCAATCTGGACCCGCGCGAGGGGGTCAGCTTCCGCCGAGGGGACCGGATCGCCCAGCTGGTCATCCAGCAGGTCGAGAAGGCCCGCTTCCACGAGGTGGCCGAGCTGCCGGGGTCGGCACGCGCCGAGGGCGGGTTCGGGTCGACCGGCGGGCACGCCGCGGTCTAG